The genomic window AGCCGTAGCGGAGGCGCAGTACGTCGCGTTCGCGGGGACTGAGGGTATCGAGAACGTTTTCTAAGTCTTCTCGCAAAAGGCTTTTTGAGACTTGATCCTCTGGGGTTTCGCCATCGGCTTCAATGAAGTCACCCAAACGAGAATCTTCTTCTTTTCCAATGGGGGTTTCGAGGGAAATGGGAAGTTGAGCGGATTTGGCGATAAATCGCAACTTCTCGATGGTCATTTCCATGCGGGTTGCAATTTCTTCCTCTGTGGGTTTGCGTCCCATTTCTTGGGAGAGGATTTTTGTGGTTTTTTTGATGCGAGAGATGGTTTCATAGAGGTGAACGGGCAGTCGAATGGTTCGAGACTGATCCGCAATTGCTCTGGTGATGGCTTGTCGAATCCACCAGGTTGCATAGGTTGAAAACTTGTAACCTTTGGCGTGGTCGAATTTTTCTGCTGCACGTATCAAACCTAAAGATCCTTCCTGGATTAAATCTTGGAAAGATAGCCCTCGATTCATGTATTTTTTGGCAATGGAGACAACGAGGCGCAAGTTAGACTGCACCATTTTGTCTTTTGCCCGTCGTCCGACAAAAAGGCGACGACGAAAATCTTGAAGATCGATATTAACTTCTTCTGCCCACTCCCGATCGTTGGGAATGCGATCGAGTTCTTCCACTAAGCGTTCGCGGATACGCTCGAATTCTAATAATTCCGCAATTTTACGCGCTAGCTCGATTTCTTCTTCTGCTCGAAGTAGGCGAATTCGACCAATCTCTTGCAGGTAGACGCGAATGGAATCCTCTGTATAAGGCTTCTTTTTGCTTTGATCGCGCGATCGCTTTGGGGTTGTTTTCCGCTCTTTTGTGCGACCTGCATTGAGGTTCACTTCTTCTTTTGCTGCTCGTGCGGGTTCTCCTTCAATTAAGAGTTCCAGCTCATTTCGAGGCAGATTAATTGTTGCGAGTACATCGTTGGCCTGGGTCATGCCGTTTTTCCTCTTGCTCCTTCAGTTCAAGACCAAAACTTCATTAATGTTAGTCAATATTCTTCAAATGTGTCAGATTTTGTCCAACTCCATTTGGCAATTCAACTTTAACT from Lusitaniella coriacea LEGE 07157 includes these protein-coding regions:
- the rpoD gene encoding RNA polymerase sigma factor RpoD, producing the protein MTQANDVLATINLPRNELELLIEGEPARAAKEEVNLNAGRTKERKTTPKRSRDQSKKKPYTEDSIRVYLQEIGRIRLLRAEEEIELARKIAELLEFERIRERLVEELDRIPNDREWAEEVNIDLQDFRRRLFVGRRAKDKMVQSNLRLVVSIAKKYMNRGLSFQDLIQEGSLGLIRAAEKFDHAKGYKFSTYATWWIRQAITRAIADQSRTIRLPVHLYETISRIKKTTKILSQEMGRKPTEEEIATRMEMTIEKLRFIAKSAQLPISLETPIGKEEDSRLGDFIEADGETPEDQVSKSLLREDLENVLDTLSPRERDVLRLRYGLDDGRMKTLEEIGQIFNVTRERIRQIEAKALRKLRHPNRNSILKEYIR